Part of the Natronorubrum daqingense genome is shown below.
TAAGAAAGTTCCCAGGGAGTTAGCACAGTAAGTATGCCTATTAGGATTCAACATTTGAAGAACAATTCGATAAGTAAAGTACGAATTTATACATTTAGTGATGGAAATAGATAATTGGGATAAGATACGTGGAAACTTTCCAGATAACTCTCAATTGTCGTTGCTAGCTATGGAGGACGAACAAGTCAGATAGGCACTCGGGTTTCGCTTGGCGAGATCGTCGACGACGACCGTCATCGAACCACCCCAGCGAGCAACAGTGCGTTCCAGGCGGCTGCCCCCATCCAGATCGTCGCGACGAGCGCTGGATAATACAACCACCAGACGGGTGGCCCACTCAGATACCGACGCTCGAGTCCATAGATAGCGACCGAGGCACCTGCGACGAGGCCGATCACGGCGAGTTTGAACGCCGCGGCTGCAGCGATCCCGTGATCGAAGAATAGCATCCGACCGACAGGGTTCGTCTCGTGTGCGCCTATCCCGAGACCGTAGACGGTTGTGAACACGTCGGCGAACGCTGCGAGGACCAGGAACGCCCACGCGAGCGTCGCGATAACCGCGCGGGCGACGGCCGTCTCGAGGAGTGGTGTCTCTCGATCGGTGCCGATCGCCGGCCACGTGAGCCGGGTACGGGACCCGTCCCGGACACTCATCGAAAATCACCGTCCGGGCCGGCGTTGTAGAGATCCGCAGCAGTCGTATCTGAGATAATCACGGCCGCGTTTCGCGTGTCCGACCGCGAGAACACGTCCGTCCTGGCCTCTGTCTCTGATTCGTTTCCGCACTCGTTTTCTCGAGACTCATCCTCGCGCTCGATAGCTTCGTCGGGCTCACCAAGGCCCGGGTTCGATGGGTATCGTAATCGAACGACGTTCGGCCCTGAGTCCGGCACGCAGACAGTGTAGTTCGTTCCGTACCCAGCGAGTGGAAGATAGTAACCCGGCGTCTGGTACTGTGAACAGACGTGTCGGGCTGTCTCTGAGACCGTAAGCACGCGGCGTTTGTCGCGTGCCGTGACGACGATCTCCTCGCCTTTCTCGAGGCCGATGACGAGCGAACGAAGCGTATCGTCCGGCCGATATCGATCACTGACCATCGTGATCACCGCCAACTGTGTTGAGTTCGGTGCCAAGTTCGGTAGACGTCCCGTCACGTCGATCGGCGAGGGCGTGCACGTTTTCGTTCGGGTTCAGGAGTTTGGGCCGACTATTCACATAGTCCGCTTGTCGCAGGTATTTCGTGTGCTGATTGACCGTCCTCCGCGTCAGGTGTGTCTCTGTCGCCAGTTCCTTCGTCGTGAGTGGGCCCTCTCGATCGAGGACGAGATAGACGAGTTTCGATGCGGGGTACATCTCCTCGAGTGCTGACTGACTACCACGACAATCGGTGGCAGACTCTCGCTCCTCGACAGCCGGCGTGGCCAGCTTAGACATCGTGACCACCGCCCATCGAACCGAAGTGATCCGAGAGCGAGACTCGCTCACACCGTTGGAGTTTCACAACCGACTCCTCGAGCCACTCCGCGGGGGTGAGTCTCCCTCGGATGCCAGCGTACGTATGCTGCAGTCGGATGGCACCCGTCGAATCGTCGTAGAACGGTTCGACGAGAGTTCCATCGTAGAGAACAGCGTCGACGCTCGAGGACGCGAGTGCACGCGCGTTTCGGGTCGCCCCGACGACTCGATAGCAGACCACCAATCCTTCGGGAACGTTGTGAGC
Proteins encoded:
- a CDS encoding DUF5658 family protein, whose amino-acid sequence is MSVRDGSRTRLTWPAIGTDRETPLLETAVARAVIATLAWAFLVLAAFADVFTTVYGLGIGAHETNPVGRMLFFDHGIAAAAAFKLAVIGLVAGASVAIYGLERRYLSGPPVWWLYYPALVATIWMGAAAWNALLLAGVVR
- a CDS encoding HTH domain-containing protein, producing MSKLATPAVEERESATDCRGSQSALEEMYPASKLVYLVLDREGPLTTKELATETHLTRRTVNQHTKYLRQADYVNSRPKLLNPNENVHALADRRDGTSTELGTELNTVGGDHDGQ